The Sphingobacteriales bacterium genome has a segment encoding these proteins:
- a CDS encoding alpha-2-macroglobulin family protein, protein MKPFHLLLCFLTASLFFFPACKQHQELRIVATNFKKEISPQQNLRFTFNRDLATEAQIEKWDSTAYIRFEPQVKGAFRWVSANELIFSPNEGFPASTDIVGTATSEIFKNSEKPYKLGKESVVEFHTPYLRLDNVYLQWRKSKTEPGAVALQANLAFNYPMQPAEVADHLAARIDDDKIPIQVISDNTNKHIVSEMLNADRSSEQAAVRIEVAKGIKTPEGHYRSPDNFSAELPLPDKSRIDISSIYTEHDGINGTLYVVTSQEISNSDLAGLVSVSPEVEIKVQPSINGFTVESNEFSPMTDYELRINGKLQGVIGAPLGNDYKNTFNFGKPEPTLRFTEQAAIYMSAQGNRNLDIDIINVPKIVVQVVKVFENNIAAFMRNGESYDYYSANDYDYFDFSYYDTQKYGQNIYTDTISTENLPLYGSRRLLHLDFKDKLPQWDGFYVVRVSSAEHLWITDSKLVSISDIGLIAKADKNNVYVFANSIKTAKSLADIDVSFISTNNQKLTTLKTDSKGIAVLEDVDKKFPGFKIGMITAKKGEDYNFLWFDNTLIDVERFELGGKYPNEAGYDAFLYGERNIYRPGETVHIAGIVRDEANLEKIPADMPVKIKWLNPAGKEIKTLRKVLNQEGSFDINFALPATAATGTYRAELYSANDILLHTKPISVEEFMPERIRVNVNLPQESLTMADSLLVQIDAANYFGPPAANNKYEVEVQLKRGNFSPKGYKNFIFKNNNESYLDNLFSEGACDAQGKVLETFSWKPELQDMGLLKGKVYATVFDESARPVHRSKEFELYTQDVFYGIGNLDYFAAVRKPLQIPLIALTPQGKPTSATADLQVIRYDWKSSVERNQRGNYSYNPQREEVVVSSKEVRFDGDITAVSFTPEVSGEYEVRIQRKGAKNYVSQRFYAYSYGNTLSTSFEVNREGTVEIELDKEKYQVGDEVKALLKTPFSGKMLVTVEQNRVLKHFYIETDKKSAEISFDLSDAHAPNCFITATLFKPHINNDLPMFVAHGYKNLIVSNAEQQLPLSISTATQARSKQKHAIDIQTAPRAQVSVAVVDEGILALKNYKTPDPLAFFGAPRALGVQSYDLYALLYPELRANLLSGGDGYEAADADKRLNPLSNKRIKPVSFWSGLLTADASGKIHYEIDVPQFSGEVRVMAVAVKQNRYAAADTAITIADPIVISSGAPRVLAFGDTLRLPVSLSNTTDKATQGTAKISVKPPLMLLGESSKTVSIPAKGSSSTEFLIYAQNGETAAGSLQVSVQALGETFTENIDLPVRAATSLQKIAGNGALKGGTQQKNSLNTTFIPASVSGKLLISRLPVVEFGKHLEYVVTYPYGCAEQTLASAFPQIYYPDLAQKILRSSNAINDPNPAYNVQQAIYKLQNMQLYSGAISYWQGGEQPNWWVTAQTLHFWYEAQKAGFDVSRNAMETAKYYLQERLSEKSTQKYYYNNNEVRDIMPKEVAYSLFVLALLNEPNIAEMNALKENTEKLSLDSRYVLAATYRLVGDVKTYKSLLPEAFASEQSVPQLGGALYSPTRDLALALYVLAYTDPTGAEAGSLSRLLSQELKDKAYLNTQEITFSLLALGQMARLNKNNTATADIYANGKKIAQFTGEDLVLNYSDIKANQVEIRSNGNGTLYYFWEMQGLSNSNIVPEADRNLKIVKHYYNRYGQPINPSQLKQNDLVVIGLEVVSLQRDAVPNVAITDVLPAAFEVENPRLSELPALEWAKNKATPESFDIRDDRILFFDTVTKAPKAYYYMARVVSKGTFAAGTYSADAMYSGDYYSTHGGGILRVQ, encoded by the coding sequence ATGAAACCCTTCCATCTTTTGCTGTGTTTTCTCACTGCAAGTCTGTTTTTTTTTCCTGCCTGTAAACAACACCAAGAGCTGCGCATCGTTGCTACCAATTTCAAAAAAGAAATCAGCCCACAACAAAATCTGCGTTTTACCTTCAACCGCGATCTTGCCACCGAAGCGCAAATAGAAAAATGGGACAGCACCGCGTATATTCGCTTTGAGCCACAGGTAAAGGGTGCGTTTCGCTGGGTTTCTGCCAACGAGCTTATTTTTTCGCCCAACGAGGGTTTTCCCGCCTCCACCGATATTGTAGGCACTGCCACCTCCGAAATATTTAAAAACAGCGAAAAACCTTATAAATTGGGAAAAGAAAGCGTGGTGGAATTTCACACGCCTTATTTGCGCTTGGATAATGTGTATTTGCAATGGCGCAAATCAAAAACCGAACCCGGAGCAGTAGCACTGCAAGCGAATTTAGCCTTTAATTACCCGATGCAGCCCGCCGAAGTCGCCGACCATCTGGCTGCCCGCATCGACGACGACAAAATTCCCATTCAGGTTATCAGCGATAATACCAACAAACACATCGTATCCGAAATGCTCAACGCCGACCGGTCGAGCGAACAAGCCGCCGTGCGCATCGAGGTTGCCAAAGGCATCAAAACGCCCGAAGGTCATTACAGAAGTCCCGATAATTTCAGTGCCGAGTTGCCGCTACCCGACAAAAGCCGCATCGACATCAGCTCCATTTACACCGAACACGACGGTATCAACGGCACTTTGTATGTCGTCACTTCGCAGGAAATCAGCAACAGCGATTTGGCAGGTTTGGTGAGCGTCAGTCCCGAAGTGGAGATAAAAGTGCAGCCCTCCATCAACGGATTTACGGTAGAAAGCAACGAGTTTAGCCCGATGACGGACTATGAATTGCGTATCAATGGCAAATTACAGGGCGTGATAGGTGCGCCTTTGGGCAACGACTACAAAAACACGTTTAACTTTGGAAAACCCGAACCCACGCTGCGCTTTACCGAACAGGCGGCGATTTATATGAGCGCACAGGGAAACCGCAATTTGGATATAGATATTATTAATGTACCGAAAATAGTGGTTCAGGTAGTAAAAGTATTTGAAAACAATATTGCCGCTTTTATGCGCAACGGCGAATCATACGATTATTACAGTGCCAACGACTACGATTATTTTGATTTTTCTTACTATGATACGCAAAAATACGGTCAGAACATTTATACCGACACCATCAGCACCGAAAACCTGCCGCTGTATGGTTCGCGCCGCCTTTTACATTTGGATTTTAAAGACAAATTGCCTCAATGGGACGGTTTTTATGTCGTGCGCGTATCGTCTGCCGAACACCTTTGGATTACCGACTCCAAATTAGTTTCCATTTCCGACATCGGACTGATTGCCAAAGCCGACAAAAACAATGTGTATGTTTTTGCCAATTCCATCAAAACAGCCAAATCGCTGGCGGATATAGATGTTTCATTTATCAGCACCAACAACCAAAAACTAACGACCCTCAAAACCGACAGCAAGGGGATTGCAGTGCTGGAAGATGTGGATAAAAAATTCCCGGGTTTTAAAATAGGTATGATTACCGCCAAAAAAGGCGAAGATTACAATTTTTTGTGGTTTGACAATACATTGATAGATGTAGAACGCTTTGAATTAGGCGGAAAATACCCCAACGAAGCGGGCTACGATGCTTTTTTATACGGCGAACGCAACATCTACCGCCCGGGCGAAACGGTACATATAGCGGGCATTGTACGCGACGAAGCAAATCTTGAAAAAATTCCGGCGGATATGCCTGTAAAAATAAAATGGCTCAATCCGGCGGGCAAAGAAATTAAAACGTTGCGCAAAGTACTCAATCAGGAAGGTTCTTTTGATATAAATTTCGCACTGCCCGCCACCGCTGCCACCGGCACTTATCGCGCCGAGTTATACAGTGCCAACGACATTTTGCTCCATACCAAACCCATCAGCGTAGAAGAATTTATGCCGGAGCGCATCAGAGTAAATGTCAATCTGCCCCAAGAGTCGCTCACGATGGCAGACAGCCTCCTCGTTCAAATTGATGCTGCCAATTATTTCGGACCACCCGCCGCCAACAACAAATACGAAGTAGAGGTACAACTGAAACGCGGCAATTTTTCGCCCAAAGGCTACAAAAACTTTATTTTTAAAAACAATAACGAAAGCTATTTGGACAATCTGTTCAGCGAAGGTGCTTGCGATGCACAGGGCAAAGTACTCGAAACTTTTTCGTGGAAACCCGAATTGCAGGATATGGGCTTGCTGAAAGGAAAAGTGTATGCCACCGTATTTGACGAAAGTGCCCGCCCCGTACATCGTTCCAAAGAATTTGAACTTTATACACAAGATGTTTTTTACGGTATTGGCAATCTTGATTATTTCGCTGCCGTGCGCAAGCCGCTGCAAATTCCTCTGATAGCCCTCACCCCGCAGGGAAAACCCACCTCTGCCACCGCCGACCTGCAAGTAATTCGCTACGACTGGAAAAGCAGCGTAGAGCGCAATCAGCGCGGCAATTACAGCTACAACCCGCAGCGCGAAGAAGTGGTGGTGAGCAGCAAAGAAGTGCGCTTCGACGGCGACATTACCGCTGTGTCTTTTACGCCCGAAGTATCCGGCGAATACGAAGTGCGCATACAAAGAAAAGGAGCTAAAAATTATGTATCACAGCGTTTTTATGCTTACAGCTACGGCAATACCCTCAGCACATCTTTTGAAGTAAACCGCGAAGGAACGGTAGAAATAGAGCTGGATAAAGAAAAATATCAGGTGGGTGATGAAGTAAAAGCCTTGCTCAAAACGCCTTTCAGCGGAAAAATGTTGGTGACGGTGGAGCAAAACCGCGTATTGAAGCATTTTTATATAGAAACCGACAAAAAATCTGCCGAAATCAGTTTTGACCTCAGCGATGCCCACGCTCCGAATTGTTTTATCACCGCCACGCTGTTCAAACCGCATATCAACAACGACCTGCCCATGTTTGTGGCGCACGGCTATAAAAATCTCATTGTCAGCAATGCCGAGCAGCAACTTCCTTTGAGCATCAGCACTGCCACGCAAGCGCGCTCCAAACAAAAACACGCCATTGACATACAAACTGCGCCGCGCGCGCAGGTGAGTGTGGCAGTAGTAGATGAAGGTATTTTGGCTCTAAAAAACTACAAAACACCCGACCCTTTGGCATTTTTTGGTGCGCCGCGTGCTTTGGGCGTACAATCTTACGACCTTTACGCGCTGCTCTATCCCGAACTACGCGCCAATTTACTCAGTGGCGGTGACGGCTACGAGGCTGCCGATGCCGACAAACGCCTCAATCCTCTGAGCAACAAACGCATCAAACCGGTGTCGTTTTGGAGTGGGCTGCTCACCGCCGATGCTTCGGGGAAAATACATTATGAAATAGATGTTCCGCAATTTTCGGGCGAGGTGCGCGTGATGGCGGTAGCCGTAAAACAAAACCGCTACGCCGCCGCCGACACCGCCATCACCATCGCCGACCCTATTGTTATCAGCAGTGGTGCGCCGCGTGTGCTGGCTTTCGGCGACACGCTCCGCCTGCCTGTATCTTTGAGCAATACCACCGATAAAGCGACACAAGGCACAGCAAAAATCAGCGTAAAACCACCCCTGATGCTCTTGGGCGAAAGCAGCAAAACCGTGAGTATTCCGGCAAAAGGCAGCAGCAGCACCGAATTTTTGATTTATGCCCAAAACGGCGAAACGGCGGCGGGCAGTTTACAGGTAAGCGTGCAGGCTCTGGGCGAAACTTTTACCGAAAATATAGATTTGCCGGTGCGGGCAGCTACTTCTTTACAGAAAATTGCCGGAAATGGCGCACTGAAAGGAGGTACGCAGCAAAAAAATTCACTCAACACTACCTTTATCCCTGCCAGTGTAAGCGGAAAATTGCTCATCAGCCGCTTGCCTGTGGTAGAATTTGGCAAGCATTTGGAATATGTAGTAACCTATCCTTACGGTTGCGCCGAACAAACGCTGGCAAGTGCGTTTCCGCAAATTTATTATCCCGATTTGGCACAAAAGATATTGCGCAGCAGCAATGCCATCAACGACCCCAATCCGGCTTATAATGTACAGCAAGCGATTTATAAATTGCAAAATATGCAGTTGTATAGCGGAGCTATCAGCTATTGGCAGGGCGGCGAGCAACCCAACTGGTGGGTAACAGCACAAACCTTGCATTTTTGGTACGAAGCACAAAAAGCGGGCTTTGATGTAAGCCGCAACGCAATGGAAACGGCAAAATATTATCTACAAGAGCGTCTTTCCGAAAAAAGCACTCAAAAATACTATTACAACAACAATGAAGTACGCGATATTATGCCCAAAGAAGTGGCTTATTCTTTATTTGTATTGGCTTTGCTCAATGAGCCGAATATCGCCGAAATGAACGCACTGAAAGAAAATACGGAGAAATTGAGTTTAGACAGTCGCTATGTGCTGGCGGCTACTTATCGGTTGGTGGGCGATGTAAAAACCTACAAATCCCTTTTGCCCGAAGCCTTTGCCAGCGAGCAATCTGTGCCGCAGTTGGGAGGTGCTTTGTATTCGCCTACCCGCGATTTGGCGTTGGCTTTGTATGTGCTCGCCTACACCGACCCCACCGGAGCCGAAGCGGGCAGTCTTAGCCGCTTGCTTTCGCAAGAACTCAAAGACAAAGCCTATCTCAACACGCAGGAAATTACATTTAGTTTGCTGGCTTTGGGGCAAATGGCGCGGCTGAACAAAAACAATACGGCTACCGCCGATATTTACGCCAACGGCAAGAAAATAGCGCAATTTACAGGAGAAGATTTGGTACTGAATTACAGCGATATAAAAGCCAATCAGGTAGAAATTCGCAGCAACGGCAATGGTACTTTGTATTATTTCTGGGAAATGCAGGGATTGAGCAACAGCAACATCGTCCCCGAAGCCGACCGCAACCTGAAAATCGTAAAACATTATTACAATCGCTATGGTCAGCCGATAAATCCGTCACAACTGAAACAAAACGACTTGGTGGTGATAGGTTTGGAAGTGGTTTCTTTGCAAAGAGATGCCGTTCCGAATGTAGCCATTACCGATGTGCTGCCCGCTGCCTTTGAAGTAGAAAACCCCCGCCTCAGCGAGTTGCCCGCTTTGGAATGGGCAAAAAACAAAGCTACGCCCGAATCCTTTGATATTCGAGACGACCGCATTTTGTTTTTTGATACCGTCACCAAAGCACCGAAAGCCTATTATTATATGGCGCGGGTGGTATCAAAAGGAACTTTTGCAGCCGGAACTTACAGTGCCGATGCCATGTATAGCGGCGATTATTATTCCACACACGGTGGCGGCATCTTGCGCGTACAATAA
- a CDS encoding AAA family ATPase encodes MTVLQFEKLIKQYLTEEDFGEKKLLKGDALPLLLIPRLSADFPSLQLSAETIILAYIAIEGTQNKGFLLTDKYFYYQENGKEIRLYLEKLGEITDEKTFASFTTLPAVTQTHLAQLFGAVSEQKFMEENTRLNDFIQKAETLQKQADATLIDEAYLQLLRTEGEMAAALCAELDADKDFLAALQSVSAGSGELAEQYRSRHVLLHDSIKIYKNLAAVRTEKNVAAYKEPFALAYWFEWLNEGSDMAEKLSLQRINAMVQNPKFQQNIEVVQKSEIFKVSKDYEKEYLLPVLLNRLQHPAAEKAADCLYRFAQLLAKADGTLTAEEEKTLAEIWQRTHYPKQKIEGVRQNEVPDNDSMDAVMKELNELIGLQHIKEDIKSLINYLKVQKIRSEQGLSTAARSLHTVFVGPPGTGKTTIARLLGRIYKQLGVLQKGHLVETDRAGMVAGYVGQTALKVDTVVKAAIDGVLFIDEAYALDRGDDERDFGSEAVEALLKRMEDYRDRLIVIVAGYPDEMQIFINSNPGLKSRFNRFFSFNHYTAQELMDIFKLFAGKSDYHLSADAEEKLSFIFDELARTPHKTFGNAREARNLFEECVQRQADRVVNIADMTKEILMTLEEPDIPEPKAAVAKIRMFEQQEQKTLPQG; translated from the coding sequence ATGACAGTGCTTCAATTTGAAAAACTCATCAAACAATATTTGACCGAAGAGGATTTCGGCGAAAAAAAACTGCTCAAAGGCGATGCCCTGCCTTTACTCCTCATTCCGCGTCTTTCCGCCGATTTTCCTTCGCTCCAACTTTCTGCCGAAACCATCATCTTGGCATATATCGCCATTGAAGGCACACAGAATAAAGGGTTTTTGCTCACCGATAAATATTTTTACTATCAGGAAAACGGCAAAGAAATACGCTTGTACTTAGAAAAATTGGGCGAAATAACTGACGAAAAAACATTCGCTTCGTTTACCACTCTACCTGCCGTCACCCAAACGCATCTGGCTCAACTATTCGGTGCGGTGTCGGAGCAAAAATTTATGGAAGAAAATACGCGCCTCAACGATTTTATCCAAAAAGCCGAAACCCTGCAAAAACAAGCCGATGCCACCCTCATTGACGAAGCCTATCTGCAATTGCTGCGTACCGAAGGCGAAATGGCGGCGGCTTTATGTGCCGAATTAGATGCCGACAAGGATTTTTTGGCAGCCCTCCAAAGCGTGAGTGCAGGCAGCGGCGAGTTGGCAGAGCAATATCGCTCACGCCATGTCTTGCTCCACGACAGCATCAAGATTTATAAGAACTTGGCGGCAGTGCGTACCGAAAAAAATGTAGCCGCCTATAAAGAACCTTTCGCTTTGGCATATTGGTTTGAGTGGCTCAACGAGGGCAGCGATATGGCGGAAAAACTCTCTTTGCAGCGCATCAATGCGATGGTGCAGAATCCGAAATTTCAGCAAAATATAGAGGTGGTGCAAAAAAGCGAAATTTTTAAGGTAAGTAAAGATTATGAAAAAGAATACCTGCTGCCCGTATTGCTGAATCGTTTGCAACACCCCGCTGCCGAAAAAGCCGCCGACTGCCTGTATCGCTTTGCGCAGTTGCTCGCCAAAGCCGATGGCACACTCACCGCCGAAGAAGAAAAAACCCTCGCCGAAATATGGCAGCGAACCCACTATCCCAAACAAAAAATAGAAGGTGTGCGCCAAAACGAAGTACCCGACAACGACTCTATGGATGCCGTGATGAAGGAACTGAACGAATTAATCGGCTTGCAGCACATTAAAGAGGATATTAAATCGCTGATAAACTACCTGAAAGTGCAAAAAATACGCAGCGAACAGGGGCTGAGTACGGCAGCACGCTCCCTGCACACGGTATTTGTGGGACCTCCGGGTACCGGAAAAACCACTATCGCCCGTTTGCTGGGGCGCATTTATAAGCAGTTGGGCGTGCTGCAAAAAGGACATTTGGTAGAAACCGACCGCGCCGGTATGGTAGCGGGCTATGTAGGGCAAACAGCTCTCAAAGTAGATACCGTAGTGAAAGCCGCCATAGACGGCGTGTTGTTTATTGATGAAGCCTACGCATTGGATAGAGGCGATGATGAGCGCGATTTCGGATCGGAGGCGGTGGAGGCTTTGCTCAAACGCATGGAAGACTACCGCGACCGCCTCATTGTGATTGTGGCGGGCTACCCCGACGAAATGCAGATTTTTATCAATTCCAACCCGGGATTAAAAAGCCGCTTCAACCGCTTTTTTTCCTTTAATCATTATACTGCACAGGAGTTGATGGATATTTTTAAACTCTTTGCCGGCAAATCCGACTATCATTTGTCGGCAGATGCCGAAGAAAAACTGTCTTTTATTTTTGATGAATTGGCACGCACTCCGCATAAAACTTTCGGCAATGCCCGCGAAGCCCGCAACTTATTTGAAGAATGTGTGCAACGCCAAGCCGACCGCGTGGTGAATATTGCCGACATGACCAAAGAAATTCTGATGACCCTCGAAGAACCTGATATTCCCGAACCAAAAGCAGCAGTAGCTAAAATAAGAATGTTTGAGCAGCAGGAACAAAAAACATTGCCGCAGGGTTAA